GCCTCTTCCGATTGCTCGCCCTGCTAACCCTCGGTCTGCCGTCGCTCGGCCACGCGCAGGCGATTCGCGGTCGCGTCGTCGACGCAGCGCAGGGGCTCCCGATCGCCGGCGCCCTCGTCGAATTGCAGGACAGCGCCGGACGGGTGCTGCGGCGCACGATCGCGTCCCCGACCGGGGCCTACCAGCTCGTGGTGCCGCGACCCGCCGCCTATCGCGTGCGGGTCGCCGCGATCGGCTTCACGATCCATCCGGTCGTGGTGGCGCGGATCGGCGCGGCGAGCATCGCGCTCCCCGATTTCCGCCTCGAGCCGGCGGTGACGATCCTTCCCGACGTGGTGGCCGCCGGGAAGCGTCGTGCCTGCGGGCCGGACATCATGGCGGATCCCCTCCTCGGACGCCTCCTCGAGGCCGGAAAGAACGCGCTCACGCAGATCGAGGCAACGCTCGAGGTCGGGACCGAGTTTCCGTTTCAGGAGGTGGCGACCCGGACGGTCGTGACCGCAACGGTTGACTCGGTGCGTGCCGATACGACGACGGGCATCCTCACCGGCTGGCCACTACAAAGCATCGATCCCGAGACGCTGCGCCGCGTCGGTTTCTCGCGCGTGCTCGCGCCGGAGGAGGGGATCGGCCGGGTGTACTACGGTCCTGACCTGCGCGTGCTCTTCGCCGACTGGTTCCTGGACGGCCACTGCTTCTCCTTCTCGCAGGATGTGCGGGATGCAGCCGCGGGGGTGATCCGCGTCCGCTACGAACCGCGCGCCCGGACCGGGCTGGTCGACATCTCGGGCGAACTCGTGCTCGATGTCTCCTCCCTGGCGTTGCGCGAACTGATCTTCGCGCATGAGCACCTCCCCACCTTCATGCCGAAGGGGAGCGCCGGCGGCAGGATCGCGTTCGCCCTGCAGG
The Gemmatimonadota bacterium DNA segment above includes these coding regions:
- a CDS encoding carboxypeptidase regulatory-like domain-containing protein translates to MFSPPTVSPIPMRLFRLLALLTLGLPSLGHAQAIRGRVVDAAQGLPIAGALVELQDSAGRVLRRTIASPTGAYQLVVPRPAAYRVRVAAIGFTIHPVVVARIGAASIALPDFRLEPAVTILPDVVAAGKRRACGPDIMADPLLGRLLEAGKNALTQIEATLEVGTEFPFQEVATRTVVTATVDSVRADTTTGILTGWPLQSIDPETLRRVGFSRVLAPEEGIGRVYYGPDLRVLFADWFLDGHCFSFSQDVRDAAAGVIRVRYEPRARTGLVDISGELVLDVSSLALRELIFAHEHLPTFMPKGSAGGRIAFALQEGDGWLPVRWEIYAPMEMATVGMSTQRDLVVASRAPAMTIHGEVRGRVVLVGTIVPPPPP